One window of Nymphaea colorata isolate Beijing-Zhang1983 chromosome 1, ASM883128v2, whole genome shotgun sequence genomic DNA carries:
- the LOC116255524 gene encoding fasciclin-like arabinogalactan protein 13 has product MASPSSSSPLLFLSLCLSAALLFSGASATTNITGILSKAGQFSVLIQLLNTTQVGIQLTNEINNSYQGMTLFAPNDGAFNSLESGFLNNLTQENQVKLLMFHVLSKFYTWDDFRSISNPVITQASGSDGPYGLKFTYISNQQVNVSSDAVTTTFTNAVNLTKPLAIYEISKVLYPKDKFNAPLAPASSPSEQNATTKAGAPSSVTSSKGSSSDSSKSAAASVRGQWSNFMGSLFAVVGMACIGFMI; this is encoded by the coding sequence ATGGCGTCGCCATCCAGCTCTTCgcctctcctcttcctctccctctgcCTCTCTGCTGCGCTCCTCTTCTCCGGCGCTTCTGCCACGACCAACATAACCGGAATCCTCTCGAAGGCCGGCCAATTCTCGGTGTTGATCCAGCTTCTTAACACCACACAGGTGGGAATTCAGCTCACCAACGAGATCAACAACTCGTACCAGGGCATGACCCTCTTCGCCCCCAATGACGGCGCCTTCAACAGCCTTGAATCCGGTTTCCTCAATAACCTCACGCAGGAGAACCAGGTTAAACTTCTTATGTTCCACGTCCTCTCCAAGTTCTACACCTGGGATGACTTCAGGAGCATCAGCAACCCTGTGATCACTCAGGCATCCGGATCTGACGGCCCTTATGGCCTGAAGTTCACATACATCTCTAACCAGCAAGTGAATGTCAGCAGCGACGCCGTCACCACCACGTTCACGAATGCCGTCAACTTGACAAAGCCGCTGGCCATATACGAGATCAGCAAGGTTCTGTATCCCAAGGACAAATTCAATGCACCCCTTGCACCAGCTTCGTCGCCATCGGAACAGAATGCTACAACTAAAGCTGGGGCACCCTCTAGTGTTACATCATCTAAGGGTTCATCGTCCGATTCTTCAAAGTCAGCAGCTGCCAGCGTTCGTGGGCAGTGGAGTAATTTCATGGGGAGTCTGTTCGCAGTCGTGGGGATGGCCTGCATCGGCTTCATGATTTGA